In Chengkuizengella sediminis, the sequence TATGGGCTTAAAAAAGGACCTTTTGTCGTTGCTGACACGGTTTCAGTAGATGATCCATATGATGCTAGTGATCCAAATGTAATTTCTATTCCAACTCCCGGTGATTCTGAGGAAGTACTTACTGTGGATGTATGCGTTAAATATCCACATAAAACACAAGTTTCACTTGATTCAATGGTTCAAATGGGTGCACAAGCGACTTTGCAACTTCCAACCGATGTTACATTTTTGTTTGAATATGAGCTCCTTCGTAATGGAGATCCCATTGCAATGATCACTGATGAAATGGATTATCGAGCAGTAGGAACTAGTGGAATAAATGGTAGACATATGAACTTTCCTAATTTTCCTTTAGTGGATGATAGTCCTGATCTTGGAATGAATACCTATGTACTAAGATGTACAAATTCGTCAAACCAACCATCCCCATTAATCACAATTGGCTCTCGTAGCCTAAAAGCAACAGTATTTGAATGCTAGAGCTAGATACGAGTTTGAAAATAAAATTTTATTGGTAAACGGTTAACAGAAAGGCGCTAATATGGCGCTTTTTTTGTTGGGAAAGTATCATCCATTGTGCTAGGGGAGGGAAGCAGGGTGATAAAAAGAAAGTCCTTACTAAGATTACTCTTAATAAGGACTTAAGACATGCCAGGGCAATTTTTACAATGAATTTGATACTACTTCTCTGTTTTAAAATGAGAGAAGAATGACTCTATACAGGCATTATCTAAGCAGTTTCCTTTGCGAGAGTGGCTGCCGATCATGCCTAGGTCTTGTAATCGTTTGTTGTTTTGTTTGGATGTGTATTGGAACCCTTGATCTGAGTGAATGATGGTTCCGTACACATTTCTTTTTTTATGTACTTCCTCTAAAGTGTCCTGTACAAGTTTGAAATCATTTCGATTGGATAGTTTCCATGCGACAATCTCATTGTTATACATAATCTTGAATTACGGATAAATAATAAAAACGATTATGAAAAGGTATATACGTAATTATATTTATTTTTATATTAATATCAAATAATAACTAAAATAATATAACAATAAATAAAGATAATAATATATAAAAGTATGTATTCATTAATACTATATAAAAGATAATCAATTAACATATTAAATATCAATATAAAATGTTCCCTGCCGAGAATCCACTTACTATAATCTCATTGATGGGGATCATTCTTTTAGATTATTAGAAATTACTTCAAATTAATGCCATCTCAGAAATTCCAATTCTTAATGTTCTATATAATTTATCTACTATTCAAATCATATTTTTGTTAATTTTAATAGAATTTATTCAATATATTCATATTGATATTCTAAGGTGGGCTGTAAGATTGTCTTTATTTCCTTTCTACCCAATTTTAATTGTTTATTTTATTTTAGGTTTATTTGCTCCGTTGTTATTACTTCAGAATAGTGTAGTTGATTTTATAGAAACTTCAGATAGAGTAGACTTATTTATTGATTTTTTTTAGGTATATCGATAATTTACTAGTCTTTAGAAAGCACGTAGGGGGATTTTTTTAAAAAATGAATTTCTTTTTTTAAACACCTAATGCTTATATCTAGAAAAAATAGGAGGCTCTATTGATGTAAAAGAAAAAGCATGCAATAATTCTGTTCATACTCAACGGCAGTATTTGCAGGAGAAAATTATTCTGAAAATAAAAAGGATATTGTTGATACACCCATAGAAGCAGGTGAATTTAATACTTTGGTAGCTGCTTTAAAGAAAGCTAATTTGGTGGAGACACTGAAGGGAAAAGGACCATTTACTGTATTTGCTCCAACAGAAATTATAAACTTCTGAAATAAACAATCGCTTTTGCTCTATCATGAATGCCAATCATCTCGTAGATTTTGCTAATATAATTTTTGACCGTCCCTTCCGTAAGAAATAGTTGTTTAGCAATTTCTCTGTTTGTCAATCCATCACATATTAATCGTGTGATTTCAAGTTCACGATTAGAAAATGGATGGGGATCACCTTGCACAGCTACTTTAGATGGGTTTAAATGTTTGGAAAGCTTGCTGGCTAGTTTCCCTGGTAATATAACATTGCCAGCCATTGCATCTTGGATAATGTGATAAAGTTGATGCCCTTCAATATCTTTTAAAATATATCCTGACGCACCATACTGCAAAGCTTTCATTAGATCAGCGTCATCATCGAATGTAGTTAATATAATGACAAAAATATGAGGAAAATTTAGTTTGATCCGTCTTGTGCATTCGACACCATCCATTACAGGCATACGAACGTCCATTAGGACAATATCTGGTTGCAACCGTTCTACAAGTTCAAAGCCAACCTCTCCATTAAAAGCTGTACCAACCACCTCAAATTGATTATTTAATTGTAAAATCGTTTTTAACCCATCTACCATTAGTTGTTGATCATCTAGTATTACAATTTTAATTTTATCCATCTTCATGCTCCTAGTCGTCCTTATATTTTTCATCATGATGTGAACTTATCGTCTTACCAATAGGCAATTCAATATGTATAGAGAAGCTTTTATCAGGAACAACAGTAACATGAAAATATCCTCCTAAGCCCTCTACTCTCTCTTTCATATTGTTCAATCCAAATCCCATATGTATCATAACGGGTACGGATCCAAAATTAGTTAACTCCAACTGAATAACTTGACCCTTTTCTTTAATCAATAGTGTAAATCGTTTACTATTTGCATGCTTTAAGCCATTCGTGAATCCTTCTTGAATGGCATTATACAACACTCTTTCTTGTATCGGCAGCAAAGGGGTTTCAATCTGTATTGTATAATCAATTTCAACGAAGCAGTGTTTCATTGTATTATGAACAAATAATTCAACGGAAGATATAAAGCCTAGAGGGTGGTGCCCATCCTTTAACATATTTATAGAGGTACGCAAGTCAGCAAGTCCCTTTTTTACTTGGTTTCTCGCTATATCTAATTTTTTCAGCGATAAATTTGGATCTTTTTCTTTGAGCATTTTGCTTGCTTCTAATTCAATTAAAGCAACGGTCAACGTATGCCCAACGGTATCATGTATTTCACCAGCGATACGATTGCGCTCCTCCACTAAAATCATCTCTTCCAGTTCCTTATTTTTCATTTCTAACTCCTGCATCAGTTTTTTTAGTGCCGCAGCATTCATAATCTGGCTTTTAGCTAGATAAACAAAGGATAGGATCATACTGTAAACAAGCACAGAATTAATAATGAAATACAATATATCCATAAAACTTGTATACGATTGTTTTTCTATTTCCATCCCTAAATACATCACAAATGTGACAAAAGAATACGGTAATGTGAAATGATATGGATACTTAATAACTAAATCGGCGACTAGAATAAAAAACAATCCTTGCGATATGTTCGTTTGATCAACATAACTAATTATGAGTAAAGGAAGGATTTCCATGCATGCAACAATATAACTCCATTTGTTTTTTTCAAACTTAGAGTATACCATCGTCCGCAAACTTGTTATCGTAAGTGATGCAGTAATGGCAAAGAGAATATACAGTTGATTAGCAGGATTTTTTAAATAGATAATCAATAAAAGCAGGACAAATATGATTCCAAGTGTATAAGATTGTATTTTGCTGTGAAAACGCATTGTTCACCTTCTTTCATTGATCCATTTCCAATCCTAACTAGGGATCACCTTCTATTTCTCCACTAGAAGGTGTAAAACCTCTTATTTTATCGGCACGATTTTACTCCCTTTTTTTTTAAAAATATGACTTAAGTTATGACCACAGTCAGTTATCATATGACCTATTTTAATTTTATACTGTTTACATCCAATAGAAATGGAGGTAATCAAAATGAAAAATAAAATATGGATCATTGGTTTATCCATAATTTTTATGATCTGTATTGTATCTGTGATGTTCCTGAATAAGTCAAGTGATGATCCATTTCCCACCATTCCGCAAACCGCTAAAGCAGGGGATCTCATTCATAAAAAAAAGTTGACTTATTCATACGGAAAAAATGAATATGATGCAGAGTATGGCATTCTTATCGTACCTGAAAATCGCTCGAAGTTGGATTCAAAATTAATAGGTATACCAGTCGTCAAAGTAAATGCGGTAAACGAGTCACCATTAGCACCTATATTTATTTTAGAAGGGGGACCAGGAAACTCAAATATGCAGTTGCAAGGTCCCGAAGAGCTGCTATTATCACATGACATGGTGCTTGTTGGATATCGAGGGATGGATGGTAGTACAAATTTAAGGAGCAAGAAGCTTGAAAATGCATTAAGAGCAGACGATTTGCTGTCTGAAGAGGGACTTTCACAAATCGAAAATATTACAAAAGAAGTAATTCGAGATTACCAAGCGCAAGGCATAGATTTATCTGGATATAGCCCTTTCGAAGTTGTACATGATCTGGATGCAGCTAGACGCGCATTGGGATACGATAAGATCAATCTGTACAGCGTCAGCTATGGCACAAGACTCGCACAATATTACGATAAATATTTTTCCGAACATATTCAATATGCTGCGTTGTTAGGTATTAATCCACCTGGTGCTTTCATGTGGGAACCTGATGTGATGGATTCGGTTCTTGAGCAATATGAAACACTTTGGAAAGCTGAAACTAGTCATTCCAAAACAGACAAAAGCCTAATACAAATGATGGATACCGCTTTTGATGACGCTCCAGACCGATGGCTCTTTTTTAACATTAATAAAGATAAAATTCGTGTCGCTTCCTTCTTTTTATTGATGGAGACAGAAACTTCTCCTTATGTATTCGATGCATATCAAGCCGCTGCAAACGGAGACTACAGTGGTTTCGCTGCATTGACTTTGGCCTGTGATTGGCTCTTACCTACCGCCAGCAATTGGGGAGATATGTTAGCAAAAGGCGTGATGGATTATGATAAATCTAGAAACTACAGAAAAATAGAAACCGATGCACACACGATTGGATCACCGGTGTCTAAACTGCTTTTTGGTGGATTTGCCCAGTCCTGGCCAAAGTATCCCGTCGCTGAGGAATTGAAGCATGTACATCCCTCTTCCACTCGAACACTGTTGATCAACGGGAATCTAGATATGTCAACACCTGCGGTAAATGCGGAAAACGATCTCATCCCGCACCTTTCCAATGCAACCTATATTAAGTTACATCATATGGGACATACCGTAACAGAAGCACAGCCGCAAGCAATGGAAAGATTACTTACTTCTTTTTACCGTACTGGAATCGCCGATGATTCATTATTTATGGAAGAAACGTTCAGCTTTCATTCCAAATTCAACATCACTACGATTGTCAAAACGATTGTTTTCCTACTATTCTGTATCCCTATTATGATCATTATCGCGATCTACTTCATTATGAAGAAAATTAGATCCAAGCAAAATTTCATATTTGACCTTCTCGCTAAGAATTTATTTTTACTCTGAAAATTCTGTATCTATCAAAACAGCTATGTCTTTATCCCAAATAAGTGTAGGGTGTATGATCATATCCTGTCCCATAAATCTTTTCTTTCAATCTGAAATATTTCGATTCCTTGCGCTATATGCATGTTATCCCTCCATAAGGTTCACTTAATTATCCCTCTCAACTTTCATTTTAAGTCTAGTATGGAAGGGGAGGGAAAAGCTGTCATCCTGTGCTCTCTACTAACCTGGTTTAAGATCACAGTCATATCGCATAAAAGATTTCTTAAGGTGCAGCTTCTGACTCTCATTTTAACAAGCAATAATTTCCTTAATCATAAATTCTTTTCCGCATAATATCTCGGAGTTTTTACTTCCACAGTTTGGACATTTATTATGATTCTCAATGAGGTTAAAAACTTTATTACACTTTTTGCAAATAGCATTACCCGGTAATATCTCAATTTTTAGTTTCGTCTCCTGCAGCATTGTACCGTCGACTGCAGCGGGATAACATGCCTCAATATATTTAGGAATCAATGATGAGAGCTCTCCAATTTGAAGAACTAAAGTGTCTATTTTTGTTAATGCATTTTTTTTTGCGAAATCTTCTACAGATTTAATGACATGAATAGTAACGCCTAATTCGTGCAAATGAACTCACCCTTCTTATCAAAGTATAAAGAACGGAAGAACTTGCGCCCCTCCGTCTCTTACTTCGAATAATATGTCAATTATTCTGTCTTGCCTTTTTCTTTGTAGAAAATTGATCTTAAAGTCTTAGGTACCTTATTGGTTACAATTTTCACTTTACGTTTCACCATATATTTCTTAATGGTGGGTCTCATTTCGCTCAACTCGATACTAGCAGCATCATATTTTCTCACCAGTGAAATTGCGTCAAACTTACATTTGGTCACGCAGGATCCGCATCCTACACACAAAAACTCATCAACAACTGTAGCGCCGCAACCTAGGCAGCGTTCCGTTTCTTTTTTTATCTGATCTTCTGTAAATGTGGAGCGTAGATCCTTGAAAGTTTTTTTGGATTTATTTCCGTCAACATGATCTACTGTTTGTCTTGGAAGATGATCGTATCCTTCAAGATCAAGGTTTTCTTTATCAAACGCACGGTAATCTCTCTTCGTACGGCCGAGCAATAAACTTTGTCCAGGCTGAACAAAACGGTGGATTGAAATTGCACCTTCTTTACCCATTGCAATAGCATCGATAGCAAATTTGGGGCCTGTTAATACATCACCACCGGTGAATACATCGGCCTCCGCTGTCTGGTAAGTAACAGGATCTGCTTTAATTGTCTTGTTGGGAATCAATTGGATTTTGCTGTTCGCAATCAAATTACCCCAATCTATTGCTTGACCTACTGAAATCAGAACATTGTTCGCTGCGACTATCTTCGTTTCATTTTCATCAAATTTTGGATTAAACTTTTTATTTTCATCAAAGACAGAAATACATTTTTTGAATTCTACACCTGTAACACGTCCATTTTCCGTAAGAATACGTTTAGGCCCCCAAGAATTGTTGATACAAATGCCTTCTGACAATGCTTCTTCAATTTCTTCGCCCATGGCTGGAATTTGTTCCCAATTTTCCAAGCAATACATATTTACTTGCGATGCACCAACACGTGTAGCTGTCCGTGCAACATCAATAGCAACGTTTCCGCCGCCGATTACAATCGCCGGTCCTTCCATTTTCATCTCTTCATTGAAATTGACCTGACGCAAGAAATCTACCCCAGTGATAACCCCTTCGGCGTCTTCACCTTCGATACCGAGCTTTCTACCTGCCTGAGCACCGATTGCCAAATAGAATGCTACAAATCCCTGACCTCTTAAGTCCTTAAGGCTTACATCCTTACCGACTTCAACGCCGGTTTTAAACTCAATACCCAATTCTTTTAAAATGTCGATTTCTGCATTAACAACATTTTTTTCGAGTCTGAAAGAGGGGATACCGAGTGTCAACATACCACCAAGTACTTTTTGTTTTTCAAACACTGTTACTTTATAACCATCAATAGCCAGATAGTAAGCACAGGAAAGACCAGAAGGACCTGCACCGATAATTGCAATTTTTTTCTCGTATTGATGGTTTATTTGAGGTACATAACGACGATCCGTGTTCAAATCCTGTTCTGCAATAAATTTTTTGATATCATCTATGGCGATAGGATCATCAATATCGCCTCGGGTACAGGCGGATTCACAATATCTCGGACAGACACGTCCGCATACTGCAGGGAACGGATTTTCTTGCTTGATAAGTTCAAGGGCTTCGGTATATCTTCCTTGGGAAGCCAGCTTAATATAACCCTGAATGCCAATATGAGCAGGACAATCTGCCTTACAGGGACTTGATCCGGTATCAACAACAACTTCTCGGTTAAGACGATAATCCGGATTCCATTTGTCCGAACCCCACTCTGTATTATATGGAAGATCTCTTTTCTTTGCGATACTAGGAGTTATTTCGCATATTTTCTGACCCAATTTCAATGCATCAGAGGGACAGTTTTCAACACATTCTCCGCAGGCAACACATTTGTCTTTATCTACCTGTGATACATAATTTGAACGTACAATATCAGGATTTTTAAAATAATTTGCATGTCTTAATGCGAGGCAAGAGCATCCACAGCAGTTACAAATTGCGTGAGTTTTTCCGGGACCTTCAGTATTAGCTATCTGATGCATCAGACCGTTTTCTTCCGCTTTTTTAATAATTTCAAAAGCTTCTTCACGGGTAATCTGTCTGCCTCTTCCTGTGCGAATGTAGAATTCGGCGCCTTCGCCTAGCTGAATACAGATATCTTCCTTCAAGTGACCGCAGCCTTCACCCATGGATTCTCTGACTGCACGGCACGCACAATCGGAAACAGAAAAAATTACATTTTCATTCAGATACATAGATACTTCCTCATAAGATGCCCTTTTGGTTTCACCATCTATGGCGCTTTCTATGGGGATAACCCTCATTACGCCTATACCCACCGGAACGTTTCCAGCTAGCATCTCACCTTTACTTCTTGAATATTCTTCAAAGCACTCGGCAATCTGTGGATACTTTTTAACATTTTCCTTGTTGACGACCATGAATTCCATAACGCCTGGAACCCACAGGTCAAGCTGAAATTTATCGACGCCATCTTCGGACAAAAAACTGATAACGCCATCCATTGCTAACTGGTAGAGGGTTTTTTCCACTTCCGCCACGGGTTTAGCGCACAGAGCAGCAATTTCCTCCTTGGTCTTTGGCTTCCTCAGCTCAAGGCAAAGTGCGACTTCGGCCATTTCATCGGTAACAACCGGCTCCAGAATTCGGTATTCCGGGTCTTCCGGTTTCACTTCATATTTTGAACCACGTTTTGTCCGGCTAATCTTATTCGCGAGATCAAGAACTTTTTCTTTTACCATAAAGTTCAACTCCTCATCATAATGTTCTTCTATGTATTATTTTTGGTTCCAACTTTTGATTTCAGTGCGTATCCAGTCGGCCCACTCACCAATTCCCTCACCGGTTTTAGCAGAGATTGGGATAACCTTGATATTGGGATTTAATTTACTAACGCGCTCTTTGACTGCCTCTATATCAAAATCAAAAATATCTATTGCATCGATCTTATTAATCAATAAAACATCAACAATTGAAAACATTAAAGGGTATTTTAGTGGTTTGTCATCTCCTTCCGGTATACTTAAAATCATGGCATTTTTTGATGCACCAGTATCAAATTCTGCAGGACATACTAAATTACCTACATTTTCTAATATGGCGAAGTCAATTCCTTCTGTTCCCAGTTCAGACAGACCTTGTTTGGTCATATCTGCATCGAGATGGCACATCCCGCCTGTGTGCAATTGGATTACTTTTGTATCTGTTTGCGCAACAGTATGAGCATCGACATCTGAGTCAATATCAGCTTCTAAAACTGCAATGTTCATTTCATCTTTCAAAGCGTCAATTGTTCTTAAAACAGTTGTTGTTTTACCCGATCCTGGTGATGACATCAAATTCAATAAAAAGGTCTTGTCTTTTTTCAATTCTTCTCTAAGCAAATCCGCTTGCCGTTCGTTATCTTTGAAAACGTTTTCCTTAATCTCAATAATTTTATATGTATCCATACCATTTCCCCCTCTATTTGATTTAAATGACCATCTACTAAAGTTGGTAGATTTGGATAAAAATCTCCAAGACTATAGTATTTTTTCCAATTGAAAACAAAAAATAACATTACCTACAAATTCATTTTAGCATCAAATTCTTCTTAGGATTCTGAACTTTTTGTGTTCTTTGCCATAAGATATCATCTTAGCATCATAAAGAAGACATGCAGCAGATTTTAGAGGAAGGCTAGTTATATGAAAAGTTAAAAATAAAAGAACAACTGTACAAAATTAAGGGCAAATTTTTAAATGTGGTATAATAATCAATGTTAAACTGGTAGATATTTCATATTTATTAAACTGATAAGGAGGAGATTTATGCTAACGACCGTATTAATCCTCATCATTGTAATCATGATTATTCCTTTAATTTTATTCTTTTTCTTTTTTAATTACGATAAAAATCAAAGACAACACTCTATTTTAAGAAACTATCCTGTTCTGGGGCGAATCAGATATTTATTAGAACACACAGGACCAGAATTCAGACAATATTTGTTCGATGGAGATACACAAGGTAAGCCATTTTCCCGCAATGATTTTTTAAGTATTATTTTCCCCTCTAAATACCTTGAAACGATCATATCCTTTGGTTCTAAAAAAGATTTTGAACAAAAAGGTTATTTTCTTAAAAACACTCTTTTTCCAAAGTTAATGGAAGAAATGAAAATTGATAACCAATTTGCATTAAAAACAAAATATTATAAAACAAAAGAAGAAACACTTTTTAAACGAAAAGAAACATTTACTG encodes:
- a CDS encoding sensor histidine kinase, yielding MRFHSKIQSYTLGIIFVLLLLIIYLKNPANQLYILFAITASLTITSLRTMVYSKFEKNKWSYIVACMEILPLLIISYVDQTNISQGLFFILVADLVIKYPYHFTLPYSFVTFVMYLGMEIEKQSYTSFMDILYFIINSVLVYSMILSFVYLAKSQIMNAAALKKLMQELEMKNKELEEMILVEERNRIAGEIHDTVGHTLTVALIELEASKMLKEKDPNLSLKKLDIARNQVKKGLADLRTSINMLKDGHHPLGFISSVELFVHNTMKHCFVEIDYTIQIETPLLPIQERVLYNAIQEGFTNGLKHANSKRFTLLIKEKGQVIQLELTNFGSVPVMIHMGFGLNNMKERVEGLGGYFHVTVVPDKSFSIHIELPIGKTISSHHDEKYKDD
- a CDS encoding alpha/beta hydrolase is translated as MKNKIWIIGLSIIFMICIVSVMFLNKSSDDPFPTIPQTAKAGDLIHKKKLTYSYGKNEYDAEYGILIVPENRSKLDSKLIGIPVVKVNAVNESPLAPIFILEGGPGNSNMQLQGPEELLLSHDMVLVGYRGMDGSTNLRSKKLENALRADDLLSEEGLSQIENITKEVIRDYQAQGIDLSGYSPFEVVHDLDAARRALGYDKINLYSVSYGTRLAQYYDKYFSEHIQYAALLGINPPGAFMWEPDVMDSVLEQYETLWKAETSHSKTDKSLIQMMDTAFDDAPDRWLFFNINKDKIRVASFFLLMETETSPYVFDAYQAAANGDYSGFAALTLACDWLLPTASNWGDMLAKGVMDYDKSRNYRKIETDAHTIGSPVSKLLFGGFAQSWPKYPVAEELKHVHPSSTRTLLINGNLDMSTPAVNAENDLIPHLSNATYIKLHHMGHTVTEAQPQAMERLLTSFYRTGIADDSLFMEETFSFHSKFNITTIVKTIVFLLFCIPIMIIIAIYFIMKKIRSKQNFIFDLLAKNLFLL
- a CDS encoding hydrogenase maturation nickel metallochaperone HypA, coding for MHELGVTIHVIKSVEDFAKKNALTKIDTLVLQIGELSSLIPKYIEACYPAAVDGTMLQETKLKIEILPGNAICKKCNKVFNLIENHNKCPNCGSKNSEILCGKEFMIKEIIAC
- a CDS encoding FAD-dependent oxidoreductase encodes the protein MVKEKVLDLANKISRTKRGSKYEVKPEDPEYRILEPVVTDEMAEVALCLELRKPKTKEEIAALCAKPVAEVEKTLYQLAMDGVISFLSEDGVDKFQLDLWVPGVMEFMVVNKENVKKYPQIAECFEEYSRSKGEMLAGNVPVGIGVMRVIPIESAIDGETKRASYEEVSMYLNENVIFSVSDCACRAVRESMGEGCGHLKEDICIQLGEGAEFYIRTGRGRQITREEAFEIIKKAEENGLMHQIANTEGPGKTHAICNCCGCSCLALRHANYFKNPDIVRSNYVSQVDKDKCVACGECVENCPSDALKLGQKICEITPSIAKKRDLPYNTEWGSDKWNPDYRLNREVVVDTGSSPCKADCPAHIGIQGYIKLASQGRYTEALELIKQENPFPAVCGRVCPRYCESACTRGDIDDPIAIDDIKKFIAEQDLNTDRRYVPQINHQYEKKIAIIGAGPSGLSCAYYLAIDGYKVTVFEKQKVLGGMLTLGIPSFRLEKNVVNAEIDILKELGIEFKTGVEVGKDVSLKDLRGQGFVAFYLAIGAQAGRKLGIEGEDAEGVITGVDFLRQVNFNEEMKMEGPAIVIGGGNVAIDVARTATRVGASQVNMYCLENWEQIPAMGEEIEEALSEGICINNSWGPKRILTENGRVTGVEFKKCISVFDENKKFNPKFDENETKIVAANNVLISVGQAIDWGNLIANSKIQLIPNKTIKADPVTYQTAEADVFTGGDVLTGPKFAIDAIAMGKEGAISIHRFVQPGQSLLLGRTKRDYRAFDKENLDLEGYDHLPRQTVDHVDGNKSKKTFKDLRSTFTEDQIKKETERCLGCGATVVDEFLCVGCGSCVTKCKFDAISLVRKYDAASIELSEMRPTIKKYMVKRKVKIVTNKVPKTLRSIFYKEKGKTE
- the hypB gene encoding hydrogenase nickel incorporation protein HypB: MDTYKIIEIKENVFKDNERQADLLREELKKDKTFLLNLMSSPGSGKTTTVLRTIDALKDEMNIAVLEADIDSDVDAHTVAQTDTKVIQLHTGGMCHLDADMTKQGLSELGTEGIDFAILENVGNLVCPAEFDTGASKNAMILSIPEGDDKPLKYPLMFSIVDVLLINKIDAIDIFDFDIEAVKERVSKLNPNIKVIPISAKTGEGIGEWADWIRTEIKSWNQK
- a CDS encoding response regulator, producing MDKIKIVILDDQQLMVDGLKTILQLNNQFEVVGTAFNGEVGFELVERLQPDIVLMDVRMPVMDGVECTRRIKLNFPHIFVIILTTFDDDADLMKALQYGASGYILKDIEGHQLYHIIQDAMAGNVILPGKLASKLSKHLNPSKVAVQGDPHPFSNRELEITRLICDGLTNREIAKQLFLTEGTVKNYISKIYEMIGIHDRAKAIVYFRSL
- a CDS encoding fasciclin domain-containing protein: MVAALKKANLVETLKGKGPFTVFAPTEIINF